DNA from Cyanobacteria bacterium FACHB-DQ100:
TTTAGCGTAATTGTTGCGGCACTCACCACATCGCCGCCGCCGCAAATCGCTCAACGGATTATTTCATCTTTTGGTTGGATATTCCTAATTCTCAGCGTGTGGTGGTTTGTCTACGAACCGCCTGTGAAAAAGAAATTGACTTTTTATAATTTCTTTATCGGTCCTTGGATTGTTGGGGCGATCGTATGTGTATATTTGTTCGGCACGATCGAAGGTGGAAGGATTCCAACTCAAACTTCATGGATCAGTTGGCCCCCGATTTCATCGCTTATCTGGTCAGCTCCCAAATTCATCAAGTCTGACTCCAAAACCAAAAGCCCCGTTTACACCAATCCCAGCAAGGCACATCGTCAAGACATCATTTTGGTGATATTAGCCAATCTCATTATTAGCTGCTGGTTTCAGTTCTCCTTTCAAATTCAAAATTGGATTGCAAATAATCCCTCGCTGCAAGGCGAAGATTTCTCGCGCAGTGGGTTTGTTTGGCAACCGCAGCGCTTCGATCGAGATACGGCGCTCTCTCGTGGAGCCGATGTGCTTAACATTGCCGCCCAATCTGTCCGCACTGAACTCGAAGGCAAACCCTGGGGACAGGTCGAACGCTGGCTTACCAACCTCGATCAGCAAGTGCCGCGCTTGAGGCAGCAGGTCAAGGAGCAACTGCCGCGATCGTCACAGCCAGATTTATGGATGCTCAATGCTGAAGTCACTTCGGCAGCGTATGACTTAAAGCTTCAAGCCCTCTGGCGCAGACCCAACTCTCGTCAGGCAGGATCTGAACTAACGCGCACTTGTCGCATTACTCCGGTACGGCGAGAAAGACCCACACCAGAGTTTAGATTCGATGACTCGGCTCCGCCAGCTCCGGCTCCGGCTCGCGTGCAAGAAGTAGGAACTGTGCAATGTGGTTCGATCACGCCGCCTAAGCAAATTCAGCCGACCAGATCGTAATTCTTCGGGCAAAATGGGGAATTCGAAAGGTGAGTTTCTTGTGCAGGAGAATTGGCTATGAGTCAGGCGGTGCAGACCGTGGGCGGTACGGTCATGCGAATTCAGGCGATCGCGGCAAATGTGTTTCGAGAAGTGATTCGCGATCGTGTTCTCTATCTGATTGGGCTTTATGGAGCGGGCTTGTTGTTAGCGGGTCGCCTTTTACCCGAAGTGGCGGCGGCAACCGAAGCGAAAATTCTGCTTGATTTGGCGCTGGCAGCGATGCCCGTTTTCGGATTGATTGTGGCAATTTTTATTGGCACAGGATTAGTCAACAAAGAAATTGAAAAACGCACCGTTTTTGTCCTAATCGCAAAGCCTGTGAGCCGTGCTGAGTTCATCATTGGCAAGCATTTGGGGTTATCGGCAGTTTTGGCAGTGTTGATTACAGCTATGACCGTGAGCGCGATCGCGATTCTATCTGCATTCAAGGCTCCGTTTCCTTTGGCAAATCTTCTCTTGTCCTCTATTTTTCTATGGCTGCAATTGTCTCTAGTCAGCGCGATCGCGCTGCTGTTTAGTGTGTTTGCTAGCGCTCTGCTGGCGATGATGCTGACGTTTGGCATTTACCTGATCGGACAACTGAGCCAAGACCTGGTGCAATTCGGCAGATTGACCAAAAATCCTGCGATCGAAACTGCGACCCAAGGATTGTATCTTGTGCTTCCGGATCTAGCGCGGTTGGATTTGAAAAATCAAGCAGTCTACAACTTAATTCCCGCTGCCCCCACTTTATTCGCAAGCGTGTTGTATGCCCTGCTTTACATCACCTTGACTTTGGCGATCGCGTCGCTGATTTTTTCACGGCGGGAATTCTAAGCTTCATACTTGCCTGCAACTTCTTAAGGCTTTGATTAAGCTCACAGTCTTATCAAGCTGAGGGCTAGGTAGATCTCGGTAGGATGATCAGTAATTCCACAGAGACTCTACTTCAACCTCCGTAATGTCTAAATGATTCGAGAAAGCTGCATGACTTTGCAACTGCACCAGACCAGTCGGGAGGAATCGACCAGCGCCGCTTTGCGTCAATTCTTTACGCAGCCGGATTCCTGCATCGCGAATCCTCTTGCGGCTGCGTATTGGGTCGAACGCTTTCTCAATGATGTGAATGCTCGCCTGTTCGAGTGCCTGAACAATGCGCCCACCGAAGCAAAGCTCTGGCAAACCCTAGCCGACGAATTAGCCCAAATCCTAAACGGTGAACTCGTCGCGATCGCCCTTCCGACTGAAACTGGCGCACTTAAAATTCAGCATCTCGCCGCCTCAATGATGTCGCCTGATCGCCCCGGTTGTATGGCTCGTTTTGAGATCGAATTAGGTCAAGAATTAACGCTCTTAGATCTACAGTCCTTGTCTCCCCTCAAGGGACAAAGCACCTGGGAACTGTGCGATCGTACAATCACTTACGGATGGTTGATCACTGTTTCTCCTACGTCACCCCTGCCGATCGATACGGCTCTGATGCAGCTCCGGCATCAATGTATCAGTCGAGCGATCGCGCAAACCATTCAGCTCATTCACCACGCTAAAACTACGCAGGGACTGCTTCAGAAATGCCAAATGCTGGCAACCGACAATCGGGAACTCACGCAAATTAGCAAACTCAAGAGCGAATTTCTGGCGAATACGAGCCACGAGATCCGCACGCCTCTAAGCTCAATCCTTGGCTTTACGCACTTGCTGCGAGAGCAAGGTTACACCCCCTCTAATCTGCGGCATCAGGAATACCTCAAAATCATTCTCAGCAGTGGTCAGCACTTGCTGGCTCTGATCA
Protein-coding regions in this window:
- a CDS encoding DUF5357 family protein; the protein is MLWMNQVFKQIRDRVTLPQWASWQTLLFLSIFSVIVAALTTSPPPQIAQRIISSFGWIFLILSVWWFVYEPPVKKKLTFYNFFIGPWIVGAIVCVYLFGTIEGGRIPTQTSWISWPPISSLIWSAPKFIKSDSKTKSPVYTNPSKAHRQDIILVILANLIISCWFQFSFQIQNWIANNPSLQGEDFSRSGFVWQPQRFDRDTALSRGADVLNIAAQSVRTELEGKPWGQVERWLTNLDQQVPRLRQQVKEQLPRSSQPDLWMLNAEVTSAAYDLKLQALWRRPNSRQAGSELTRTCRITPVRRERPTPEFRFDDSAPPAPAPARVQEVGTVQCGSITPPKQIQPTRS
- a CDS encoding ABC transporter permease subunit, with the protein product MSQAVQTVGGTVMRIQAIAANVFREVIRDRVLYLIGLYGAGLLLAGRLLPEVAAATEAKILLDLALAAMPVFGLIVAIFIGTGLVNKEIEKRTVFVLIAKPVSRAEFIIGKHLGLSAVLAVLITAMTVSAIAILSAFKAPFPLANLLLSSIFLWLQLSLVSAIALLFSVFASALLAMMLTFGIYLIGQLSQDLVQFGRLTKNPAIETATQGLYLVLPDLARLDLKNQAVYNLIPAAPTLFASVLYALLYITLTLAIASLIFSRREF